ATTCAAAATTCCTGAAAAAGCTGCTATTTAGCCATCTGGAGGTAATAAAGCGATTTTTAAATGCAAACCTAATGTTATACCTGAGACAAAACATCAATCAGATAATAATGCCAGGATATCAACAATGAACCGTGAAATTACTGAACCCCGATTTCCAGAGGCAGCAATGACTGCTAGTCGTGAGGAACTAACGAATTTACCTCTGAATGTAGTTGATGGACATATACCGACAGATTTAGCTGGACACATGTTTATCATTGCTCCTGTAGGTACTGTAGCTTCTGGGGGTTTACCTAATCCTCATGGAACCCACATTTTTAACAGTGATGGGATGATTTACCGCTTGGACTGGCAAGATGGACAGGTGACAGTGAAGACCAAGCTGGCACGTACACCATGCCACTATGCAGATCAAGCAACTTTTAAGTATCCTGCTTATCGCTCTCATCAATTCCGTGATCATGGGTTGTTGCGCTTCTCCCCTTCCTTGGGCTTGCGAGATGAAGTAGATATTGCTTTTCTCGCCTTTAAAACGAGCGCAAATAGCCAAGAGCGATTAATGATTACCTATGATGCTGGTCGTCCTTACGAAATTGATACCGATAGTCTAGAGGTAGTTACCCCAGTGGGAGGCAATACTGAGTGGCAACCATTTCTACCTTTTTCTTATCCATTTCCCCCGGTGTTGAGTACATCTCACCCAGCTTTTGATGGTTATACTAACGAAGTTTTCTTAGTTAACTATGGCCGATCGCTAGATAATTTTTTAGAAAGTGCGCGTTTCATTTATCAGCTAGAACAATTACCCGATGAACTAGAACAACTGCTAAATGCGATCGCTAAACTTTTAGAAAATAATCCCCTACAACTTCCCTTGGGAATGTTCTTTAAGTTTTCGCAGAGATTGGGGCAACAATTTTTTGACTGGATTGAGCATAAGTTAGGCACTGCCATGCCCAATTTTGTTTATCTGTTGCAGTGGGATGGTGTAGGTAAACTCAATCGCTGGCAGTTAATGCTACCCGATGGTTCTCCAGTACGCATTGAACAAAGCATCCATCAGTTGACTGTTACCCAAGATTATGTAGTGCTGATGGACACTTCCCTCAAGGTTGGGCCAGAACAAATCCTCAATAACCCAGTTCCCGATAGTTGGGAAACTGAGCGTTTACTACGACTGTTACTGACGCGATCGCAGCAACCCAATTCTCCAATTTATATAGTACGTCGGGCTGACCTCAAGGCAGATGTCGATACTGTAGTAGTCCGTCCAGCCGTCATTCCTCTAGAAACAGTACATTTTTTGACCGATTACGAAAATCCCGACGGGCAAATCACTCTGCACACTGCCCATCTCTGCGCCACAGATATTGCTGAATGGGTACGCAAATATGATGTCTCCAAATTTGACGCTCCCAAGTCTGCGCCTCTATGGTTAGGTGGAATGCTGGCTAATGGGCAAATGGATATCGGTCGTCTGGGTCGTTATCAAATAGACGGCGAAACAGGTCAAATCCGAGATGCTAAAGTAATTTACGATACTCGCCGTCATTGGGGTATAGGCTTCTATGCTTCTCAAGAAAAGCTGGCTTCTGGATTGCCTCCCAAGCGATTTGATAACGTTTATTGGCAATCTCTCGGTTTTTGGCCAGAATTACTAACTGAGTTTATTTACAATTTATACAAAGATTATCCCTACCGAGTTGTACCACTACAAGAACTACTGCAACGAGAAGAAGCATTTCATCATCGCCCTTCTTCTTTATTCCGGGTAGATACAACCAAAATGGAGGTAGCAGATTTTTATGATGCACCCCCCGGCTACTTCATGAGTTCGCCTCAGTTTATCCCTAGATTAAACGGCGATGGTAGTTCTACAGACGGCTATATTGTTTGTACAGCATTTGGGGAAAATAGCAACGAAATTTGGGTCTTCCAAGCCGATAAGTTAGGGGCTGGCCCCGTATGCAGATTGAGCCATCCACAACTGAATTTTGGCTTTACAATGCACACGGCTTGGTTATCAGAAATTGCACCTCGCACTGCTAGTTACGACATCCCTGTGCGCCAAGATTACGATCCGCTACTTAAACAACCAGCTATTCAGCAATTATTCCGAGACGCAGTTTATCCGCACTTTCAGTAAATGCGATCGGCACATTACTAATACTTAGGAATTAACAGTATATGACTAAACTCTCTCAAGATGCACGAATTTGTATTGTCGGTGCAGGCGCAGGTGGATTATCTACAGCTTACTTTTTAAAAAAACAAGGCTACCGCAACGTAGTTGTCTTAGAAAAAGCAGGACGGGTAGGGGGATTATGTTGTTCTATTACTTACAATTCCCGTTCTTTTGACTTAGGTGCAAATTATCTCACTCCTGCCTATAAAGAAATCCTCAAAATAGCGGCAGAAGTCGGCGCTCAACTTTACACTGAAGGGTCAGGGCAAGTCTACAACCCATTTAAATCTCAACCGGGAAAACCTGCTTACACCTCAATAAAGAATGCCGTTCTTGCCGGAACTAACATATTGACATTTTCAGCAGCCGTTGGGCGCTTTTTATGGGAGCGTCTTTTGCTAGATCCAATTATTTCCGTGCCTGGATTTGCTGGTATCAGTCAACATCCCGAACTCACCCAACCTTTTTCAAAGTGGTTAGCGCAGAAAGATTTGTCATGCTTAGAAACTTTGTTTGAAATTCCTATTACGACAATGGGCTATGGCTACTTAAATGAAATCCCCACCGCCTATGCTCTCAAATACATGACTAGAGAAACATTTTTAACTTTAGTGACCTACGGCGCAGATATGGGCTGTGGTTGGCCAAAAAGATTTATTGATGGTTTTCAACGCTTCTGGGAACGTGTTGCTTGGGGTCTAAATGTACGCTTGAATATCGACATCAAAGAAATCAAGCGTGGGGCAATTACACGAGTAAAATTTACAGAACAGGAACAAATTGTTGACGAGATTGTTACCCGTGAAAAAGTTTTAGAATGTGATTATCTCATCCTCGCTTGTCCGTTAACACTAGATGTTTTAAACAAGTTTCTTGATTTGTCAATACCAGAGAAAGACCTATTTGAACAAATAATTCTCAATCCCTACAGCTTGATTACATATCAGATTCCTGATTTGCAAATGCCAACCCCAGTCACTAATGTCATTCCTGTAAACGCAATGGGAAATCCTTGGTTTATTGCTCAACAGTTCGCTGACAATGACCTAATTGCTTTTTACACTCGCCTAGACCGCGAGGGAAAAATCACTAAAACAGAAGTTCTCCAAGGGATTGAAAAGACAGTCAAGAATTTGGGTGTGCAGATAGACAAAAATTACTACACCTACGATGAGTGGCCTTACTTTCCTCACGTTACCTCAGAAGCGATGCAGGCTGGATTTTACGATCACTTAGAAGCCATGCAAGGTCAACGCAAGACCTTCTATGTAGGAGGTTTGTTGAATTTTGAATTGGTTGAGACAATTGTGGAGTATTCAAAAAGTTTAGTCGAGAAGAACTTTTAGCCGAAAAAACTTTAAAGGCGACGGGGTGACTTTCCCGTCGCCGAGTCAGTAGCAAAAAACAACTGATAACTGACAATAAAACCCACTCCCTTTTAAGGCTAGAAAGAGCCTAATTTCTGGGCATACCGCTAATTTCAATTTCTTCCTGGCTAAAAGTATCTTTTAATATCTTGCGGAGGACACGCTGAATATGTAAGTGTTTTCCTGGCTTGACTTTTGTTAAAGTCAGCAGTAACAAGTTATCTTCTCCAAAATGTTCTAGTCCCGCTACCCGTGTAGGTTCTAAAACATCATTCTCTTGTGATTTTAACTGCTGTCCTATCTTATCAATCACTCTATAAACATGGTCTAAATTTGAGTCGTAAGCAACGCTAACTTCTACCCTGGCATATATATATTG
Above is a genomic segment from Nostoc sp. MS1 containing:
- a CDS encoding carotenoid oxygenase family protein — encoded protein: MNREITEPRFPEAAMTASREELTNLPLNVVDGHIPTDLAGHMFIIAPVGTVASGGLPNPHGTHIFNSDGMIYRLDWQDGQVTVKTKLARTPCHYADQATFKYPAYRSHQFRDHGLLRFSPSLGLRDEVDIAFLAFKTSANSQERLMITYDAGRPYEIDTDSLEVVTPVGGNTEWQPFLPFSYPFPPVLSTSHPAFDGYTNEVFLVNYGRSLDNFLESARFIYQLEQLPDELEQLLNAIAKLLENNPLQLPLGMFFKFSQRLGQQFFDWIEHKLGTAMPNFVYLLQWDGVGKLNRWQLMLPDGSPVRIEQSIHQLTVTQDYVVLMDTSLKVGPEQILNNPVPDSWETERLLRLLLTRSQQPNSPIYIVRRADLKADVDTVVVRPAVIPLETVHFLTDYENPDGQITLHTAHLCATDIAEWVRKYDVSKFDAPKSAPLWLGGMLANGQMDIGRLGRYQIDGETGQIRDAKVIYDTRRHWGIGFYASQEKLASGLPPKRFDNVYWQSLGFWPELLTEFIYNLYKDYPYRVVPLQELLQREEAFHHRPSSLFRVDTTKMEVADFYDAPPGYFMSSPQFIPRLNGDGSSTDGYIVCTAFGENSNEIWVFQADKLGAGPVCRLSHPQLNFGFTMHTAWLSEIAPRTASYDIPVRQDYDPLLKQPAIQQLFRDAVYPHFQ
- a CDS encoding NAD(P)/FAD-dependent oxidoreductase; translated protein: MTKLSQDARICIVGAGAGGLSTAYFLKKQGYRNVVVLEKAGRVGGLCCSITYNSRSFDLGANYLTPAYKEILKIAAEVGAQLYTEGSGQVYNPFKSQPGKPAYTSIKNAVLAGTNILTFSAAVGRFLWERLLLDPIISVPGFAGISQHPELTQPFSKWLAQKDLSCLETLFEIPITTMGYGYLNEIPTAYALKYMTRETFLTLVTYGADMGCGWPKRFIDGFQRFWERVAWGLNVRLNIDIKEIKRGAITRVKFTEQEQIVDEIVTREKVLECDYLILACPLTLDVLNKFLDLSIPEKDLFEQIILNPYSLITYQIPDLQMPTPVTNVIPVNAMGNPWFIAQQFADNDLIAFYTRLDREGKITKTEVLQGIEKTVKNLGVQIDKNYYTYDEWPYFPHVTSEAMQAGFYDHLEAMQGQRKTFYVGGLLNFELVETIVEYSKSLVEKNF